In one Lycium barbarum isolate Lr01 chromosome 7, ASM1917538v2, whole genome shotgun sequence genomic region, the following are encoded:
- the LOC132601934 gene encoding UDP-glucosyltransferase 29-like yields the protein MENMELMSNRPNVLMFPWLAHGHVSYFLELAKKLCQRNFDICICSTPMILSLIKESHGKNNNLPSIKLIELNLPSNIPEFPPEYHTTKVLPRHLVPKLVEAFNMAATSFYDIIKIHNPDLLIYDHFQLWAPEIASLYNIPSVHFCVIGAVTMSFASHHVLFKDKSFPHPAIYLRDFEKKKQRIAMQSSIKLVDKEFPCGSMKRSCDIVLINSCREIEGKYIDYLI from the coding sequence ATGGAAAATATGGAACTCATGAGTAATCGTCCTAATGTTTTAATGTTTCCATGGTTAGCTCATGGCCATGTAAGTTACTTTCTTGAACTAGCCAAAAAGCTTTGTCAAAGGAACTTTGATATATGCATTTGTTCCACACCTATGATTCTATCTTTAATAAAAGAATCCCATGGCAAAAATAATAACCTACCAAGTATCAAACTAATTGAACTCAATCTACCATCGAACATCCCAGAATTTCCTCCAGAATATCACACGACAAAAGTTCTACCGCGACATCTCGTTCCTAAGCTCGTCGAGGCCTTCAACATGGCTGCTACAAGTTTTTACGACATAATCAAGATTCATAATCCTGATTTGCTCATATATGATCATTTTCAGCTATGGGCACCGGAAATAGCCTCGTTGTATAACATTCCTTCGGTTCATTTTTGTGTCATTGGCGCTGTGACAATGTCTTTCGCCTCTCACCACGTTCTGTTTAAGGATAAGAGTTTCCCCCATCCTGCAATTTATCTAAGGGATTTTGAGAAAAAGAAGCAGAGGATCGCAATGCAATCATCAATTAAGCTCGTGGATAAAGAGTTCCCTTGTGGAAGCATGAAGCGATCTTGCGACATTGTTTTGATCAACAGCTGCAGG
- the LOC132601933 gene encoding serine carboxypeptidase-like 13: protein MAARKFVCTLFLFHFLLVALLEICLAGTPVKYLPGFKGPLPFELETGYIGVGQSEEVQLFYYFIKSESQPKVDPLLLWLVGGPGVSALYSIAFEIGPIRFDAREYNGSLPTLSYHPYGYTKAASIIFLDSPVGSGFSYATNQNGKHSNPLLASEHIYQFLRKWLIENPSYQSNDFYVGGDSYGGIFVPITTQLISDDIEGGIEPRVNLKGYILGNPVTFHGQVNYRIPFAHGMALISDELYEAFVRHCGGEYEDIDPRNTICLQHVNSFKKLLKGIDEHHILEPVCEPISLELDDKFEKLKKCRSLDTHCEGELYDDIAHDLQQIDTYQKLLNGIYDEHHIQEPVCDEFEKLKSPSYLPGMKCRDDWVNLSVFWANDNIVQQALHVRKGTIREWTNWNQQLAFTKSINNTIPYHAYLSTKSYRSLIYSGDHDLIIPYQSTKWWIRSLNYSIVEEWRAWTYTGQIAGYTATYSNGMTYATLKGAGHTAPEWKPAECLAILKRWLSHEPI from the exons ATGGCGGCCAGAAAGTTCGTCTGCACTTTGTTCTTGTTTCACTTTCTTCTTGTGGCTCTACTAGAGATCTGTTTGGCTGGAACTCCAGTCAAGTATCTACCAGGATTTAAGGGACCCTTACCCTTTGAGCTTGAAACCGG GTATATTGGTGTTGGCCAATCTGAGGAAGTGCAACTATTCTACTACTTCATAAAATCAGAATCACAGCCTAAAGTTGATCCCCTTCTTCTTTGGCTAGTTGGAGGCCCTGGGGTCTCTGCTTTGTAttcaattgcctttgaaatag GACCTATTCGATTTGATGCTAGAGAGTATAATGGAAGTTTACCAACGCTTTCATACCATCCCTACGGATACACAAAG GCAGCAAGTATTATATTTTTAGATTCACCAGTAGGATCTGGATTCTCCTATGCAACAAATCAGAATGGAAAACATTCAAATCCTCTACTAGCCAGTGAACACATATACCAATTTCTTCGGAAG TGGTTGATTGAGAATCCGAGTTACCAATCAAACGATTTCTATGTGGGAGGCGACTCATATGGGGGGATTTTTGTGCCAATCACTACTCAATTGATATCGGACG ATATTGAGGGAGGTATCGAGCCACGAGTTAATCTAAAG GGTTACATCCTCGGAAATCCAGTGACATTTCACGGTCAAGTTAACTATAGGATCCCTTTTGCACATGGAATGGCTCTTATTTCTGATGAACTCTATGAG GCATTTGTGAGACACTGTGGAGGAGAATATGAAGATATAGATCCCAGAAACACAATTTGCTTGCAGCATGTTAATTCTTTTAAAAAG TTGTTAAAAGGTATAGATGAGCACCATATTCTAGAACCTGTTTGTGAACCAATATCCTTGGAGTTGGACGACAAGTTTGAAAAGCTCAAGAAATGTCGA TCATTAGACACACATTGTGAAGGGGAATTATATGATGATATAGCACACGACTTGCAGCAAATTGATACTTATCAAAAG TTGTTAAACGGTATATATGATGAACATCATATTCAAGAACCTGTTTGTGACGAGTTTGAAAAGCTCAAGAGTCCATCTTATCTTCCCGGGATGAAATGTCGA GATGACTGGGTGAATCTTTCTGTTTTCTGGGCCAATGACAACATTGTGCAACAAGCCCTTCATGTTCGAAAG GGAACAATAAGAGAATGGACGAATTGGAACCAACAATTGGCATTTACAAAGAGTATCAATAACACCATACCTTATCACGCATACCTTAGCACTAAAAGTTATAGATCTCTTATTTACAG TGGTGACCATGACTTAATCATACCATATCAGTCTACTAAATGGTGGATAAGATCATTAAACTACTCAATTGTTGAGGAGTGGAGGGCATGGACATATACTGGTCAAATTGCAGG GTATACGGCAACTTATTCTAACGGAATGACATATGCAACATTAAAG GGAGCAGGACATACTGCTCCAGAGTGGAAGCCTGCTGAATGTTTGGCTATATTGAAACGTTGGTTATCTCATGAGCCTATTTAG